The Leptolyngbya sp. FACHB-261 genome segment TGATACTTAAGTTGGTAGACAGCAGGTGTGGTTTGAATTATTCTTTCCGGCTGAAAAATGAAATGACGTTGCTGAGACCACAAGATCAAACAAACCAAGAGGTATAACAAAACTGAGCCGACACTACCCGCAAGCAGAAGTCTGAAGAATAAATTAGGCCACACCTCCATAGGTTTGGGAGCCCCAAAAAGATTATCCCGTCTAGAGCGATTGCGATAGCCATTGCGTTGAGTCGTTGAATTCATTGAAATCTCACAATGGGACAGTTTACATTAACGTTGATATTGGGTGATGTCCCTAAAAGATTAAAAAGCATGAGAAAGCTCAGAGAGTGTTGAATTATCTCCCTGAGCAAGTACATTTCCAAGCCAACTGAGAGCCATTCAGATTTCTATGGCTCTAGACCATGGACCTAAACTTTCAGAACCCACTGGCTACGAGTATCGGCGCTAATAAATGAGGCAGGCACATATTCGATGCCCACGCCCAGAGATTTGAAGGCAGCACGAATTGCGGTTGCATGGGTTGATTCAACTGCGCCAATGCTTGCACCTGCCGTGATCAGTGCAGGCGTCTTCAACTTAGAAATTTCACTGCCATAAGCAATGGCGGCATCTGTTTCTAACGCTAAAGCCAGCTTGGCAATGTTCACGTCAGAATCAAGATTGCCTTCGCCCGCTCGGATGTAAGACGAGACGTCATAGCTTGAGCGTGCCATAACCGGTGCGCCCCCTAAGCTGCGGACCGCTGCACTCAAGGTATCTCGGTGTTGCATGTGATCAGCTTGGTTGCGCAACGCCAAGGCTAGAACAGCTTTACCAACATCCGTATTGCTGAGCTTGCCTGCGGCAAAACTGTAGGCCCAAATTGCTTGATGTTCATAAAACAGAGCTTTATTAAGAATGGCAGCGTCGCTAGCTTCAT includes the following:
- a CDS encoding ferritin-like domain-containing protein yields the protein MQDPIVRRPNTSSRRSLLKNGMLAGGALVGVAGTAGLAAITASPANAAHEASDAAILNKALFYEHQAIWAYSFAAGKLSNTDVGKAVLALALRNQADHMQHRDTLSAAVRSLGGAPVMARSSYDVSSYIRAGEGNLDSDVNIAKLALALETDAAIAYGSEISKLKTPALITAGASIGAVESTHATAIRAAFKSLGVGIEYVPASFISADTRSQWVLKV